One region of Parerythrobacter jejuensis genomic DNA includes:
- a CDS encoding peptidyl-prolyl cis-trans isomerase has product MTLEERARQWVREPLVHFLLGGLLIFALFAWRGEETDPASRLIDVDRETQAQIALQFERTVQRPPTDSELDGLIEQWVREEVLYREALRLGLDAGDPVVRRRLAKKMDFLAASSAEAVEPSDSELEEWFAANAARYADKSTASFDQVWFAQAPDTDAVTAQLQSAGEDWRSVGEPVSLPAVVEERQLQAVGAQFGTAFADELAAMEVGNAWSGPVRSGLGWHMVRLRARKSESIPALADIRQRVTNDWRLATAQSREDQAYALLRDAYTVEIDR; this is encoded by the coding sequence GTGACACTTGAAGAGCGCGCGCGCCAATGGGTGCGCGAACCACTCGTCCATTTCCTGCTTGGCGGGCTGCTGATATTTGCCCTGTTCGCGTGGCGGGGCGAAGAAACTGATCCTGCCAGCAGGTTAATCGATGTCGACCGCGAAACGCAGGCGCAAATCGCGTTGCAGTTCGAACGTACCGTGCAGCGCCCGCCCACCGATAGCGAGCTGGACGGGCTGATCGAGCAATGGGTGCGTGAGGAGGTCCTTTATCGCGAAGCCCTGCGGCTGGGCCTCGATGCAGGCGATCCGGTGGTGCGCCGACGCCTGGCCAAGAAGATGGACTTCCTCGCCGCTTCCTCTGCCGAAGCGGTCGAACCGAGCGATTCCGAACTGGAAGAGTGGTTTGCAGCCAATGCTGCGCGCTATGCCGATAAGAGCACAGCCAGTTTCGACCAGGTCTGGTTCGCACAGGCGCCTGATACGGACGCAGTGACAGCGCAGCTGCAATCTGCCGGGGAGGATTGGCGCAGTGTCGGTGAGCCGGTTTCGCTGCCTGCTGTTGTCGAGGAGCGGCAATTGCAAGCGGTCGGCGCGCAATTCGGCACAGCCTTTGCCGACGAACTTGCTGCGATGGAGGTTGGCAATGCCTGGAGCGGCCCTGTCCGGTCCGGTCTTGGCTGGCACATGGTGCGGTTGCGTGCACGCAAAAGCGAAAGCATCCCGGCGCTCGCCGATATTCGCCAGCGTGTGACGAATGATTGGCGCCTTGCCACGGCGC
- a CDS encoding TraB/GumN family protein produces MSPRLRFATACAAVFALGVPAIAQAPSAPHEIVVTAQRSGAPMWTIDTPTGTIILVGEIRAVPKSTPWQPDRLKEATAEASRVILRASPKFSPGDVLRLIFRGGSFTKLPDGSVAADYLTPGQRTRLAALEAKYDVKYDRRSFLMSSFDLLARRLDFDDDTTKDATDIVRKAADRADVPITRPERFRGEDLLDDLAEAEPASHIPCLEAAMSATEAGQDIVEARGNAWRKFDVPAVMANPLEIALGTCWPWADDDLGDEIRDQWTGMIADAARDSGVTLAVVPLRVLAEQDGVLDQLEAREFAISGPDWRSPS; encoded by the coding sequence ATGTCACCGCGTCTTCGCTTTGCCACTGCGTGTGCCGCAGTTTTCGCTCTTGGCGTGCCCGCTATCGCTCAGGCGCCATCGGCCCCCCACGAAATCGTCGTAACGGCGCAGCGCTCGGGCGCGCCGATGTGGACCATCGATACCCCGACCGGCACAATCATTCTCGTCGGCGAGATACGTGCAGTGCCCAAGAGCACTCCGTGGCAGCCCGATCGGCTGAAAGAAGCAACCGCCGAAGCGAGCCGGGTGATCCTGCGCGCCAGCCCGAAATTCTCGCCGGGTGATGTCTTGCGGCTGATCTTTCGCGGTGGGAGCTTTACCAAATTGCCCGATGGGTCGGTCGCGGCGGACTATTTGACCCCTGGCCAGCGCACGCGGCTGGCCGCGCTCGAGGCCAAGTATGATGTCAAATACGACCGGCGTAGTTTTCTGATGTCGTCCTTCGATCTGCTTGCCCGGCGTCTGGATTTCGATGATGACACGACCAAGGACGCGACGGATATTGTTCGCAAGGCTGCTGACAGGGCAGATGTGCCGATCACCCGGCCAGAGCGATTTCGCGGCGAAGACTTGCTTGACGATCTCGCCGAGGCAGAGCCTGCTAGCCACATTCCTTGCCTGGAAGCGGCCATGAGCGCGACCGAGGCCGGGCAGGACATTGTCGAGGCACGCGGCAATGCCTGGCGCAAATTCGATGTGCCCGCAGTTATGGCAAACCCCCTCGAAATCGCGCTCGGTACGTGTTGGCCTTGGGCCGACGATGATCTGGGCGACGAGATCCGCGACCAGTGGACCGGCATGATCGCCGACGCAGCGAGGGATAGCGGCGTGACGCTGGCAGTCGTCCCACTGCGGGTCCTGGCCGAACAGGACGGCGTGCTCGATCAACTCGAGGCGCGCGAATTTGCGATCAGCGGGCCCGACTGGCGCTCGCCAAGCTAG
- a CDS encoding acetyl-CoA C-acetyltransferase, with protein sequence MPEAYIVDACRTPRGIGKVGKGALAAEHPQHLAATVLKALKDRNNLDTATVDDVIWSVSTQDGKQAGDMGRMAALDAGYDITSSGMTLDRFCGGGITSVNLAAAQVMSGMADCVVAGGTEMMSLTAEMSKAKMQAGIAPPMMGSYNERLQAKHPQSHQGVCGDAIASKEGFTREELDEVGYRSQQRAAQAISEGRFDKSVVPVVDDEGNVILDKEEFPRPQTTMETLGQLEPAFTKIADVPLDKNGTTFRGLVNQKYPDLEIEHFHHAGNSSGVVDGAAGVLVASKEYCEKHALKPRARIVATANMGDDPTLMLNAPVPAAKRVLEKAKMTLDDIDLFEINEAFAVVAAKFVRDLDLDWDKVNVNGGAIALGHPIGATGSMLIGTMVDELERQGKKTGLVTMCAAGGMAPAIVVERVDGFVD encoded by the coding sequence ATGCCCGAAGCCTATATCGTAGACGCCTGCCGCACGCCGCGCGGCATCGGCAAAGTCGGCAAGGGAGCGCTGGCGGCCGAGCATCCCCAGCATCTTGCCGCAACTGTTCTGAAAGCGCTCAAGGATCGCAACAATCTCGACACGGCGACGGTCGATGACGTGATCTGGTCGGTCAGTACGCAGGACGGGAAACAAGCGGGCGATATGGGCCGCATGGCCGCGCTCGATGCAGGATATGACATCACCAGCAGTGGTATGACGCTGGACCGTTTCTGCGGCGGCGGCATCACTTCGGTGAACCTCGCAGCAGCACAGGTCATGTCGGGCATGGCCGATTGCGTGGTCGCTGGCGGCACCGAAATGATGAGCCTGACCGCAGAGATGAGCAAAGCCAAGATGCAGGCCGGGATCGCCCCGCCGATGATGGGCAGCTATAACGAGCGTCTTCAGGCCAAACATCCACAAAGCCATCAGGGCGTGTGCGGCGATGCCATCGCCAGCAAGGAAGGCTTCACCCGCGAAGAGCTGGACGAAGTCGGCTATCGCAGCCAGCAGCGCGCTGCGCAGGCCATTTCCGAAGGCCGCTTCGACAAATCTGTAGTGCCAGTGGTCGATGACGAGGGCAATGTGATCCTCGACAAGGAAGAGTTCCCCCGGCCGCAAACGACCATGGAAACGCTTGGCCAGCTGGAGCCTGCCTTCACCAAGATAGCCGACGTGCCGCTGGACAAGAACGGCACCACATTCCGCGGTCTGGTGAACCAGAAATACCCGGATCTCGAAATCGAGCATTTCCACCATGCCGGCAACAGTTCGGGCGTGGTCGATGGCGCTGCCGGCGTGCTGGTGGCAAGCAAGGAATATTGCGAGAAACATGCCCTCAAGCCGCGTGCCCGCATCGTTGCCACCGCCAATATGGGCGATGATCCCACGCTGATGCTCAACGCGCCTGTCCCGGCGGCCAAGCGGGTTCTGGAAAAGGCCAAGATGACGCTCGACGATATCGACCTGTTCGAAATCAACGAGGCCTTCGCCGTGGTCGCCGCAAAATTCGTACGCGACCTCGATCTCGATTGGGACAAGGTCAATGTGAATGGCGGTGCGATTGCGCTCGGCCACCCGATCGGCGCGACCGGTTCGATGCTGATCGGCACCATGGTCGACGAGCTGGAACGGCAGGGCAAGAAGACCGGCCTGGTTACGATGTGCGCAGCGGGAGGCATGGCCCCGGCCATCGTGGTGGAGCGGGTCGACGGCTTCGTCGACTGA
- a CDS encoding DUF3604 domain-containing protein — MRKRWIAAGVAAVALAGGAAWYTGMFKERANATQASNGEGSVELAAYPDRVYWGDTHLHTDNSVDAFGFGVRIGPEEALRFARGDKVTSTTGREAQLARPLDFLVIADHSDALGATKRLMNAPSVLVRDPTLKRWQEMLRAGGDDSVRAVAELIDAAANDEIPEAMRDPEANRQATQDIWQEHLRIVDLFNEPGKFTAFAGFEWTLMPDGNNLHRVVMFRDGAPTIGDTLPYPGLDGEVEGLWDYLAAYEESTGGGALAIPHNSNLSNGIMFEMRGPDGQPMSEDYASKRARWEPVVEVTQIKGDSESHPFLSPNDEFAGYGVWGWELGNLPMNERATPDMYGGSYVREALKRGLSIEQRLGVNPYRFGLIGSTDSHTALATADEDNFFGKHTGNEPKAERAMRGQNLGTRQGRFGWHYLASGYAAAWARGNTRAEIFDAFKRREVYATTGSRMSVRVFGGFDFGENSFGTDWVENGYANGVPMGGVLDDRGSAPSFVIEALKDPEGANLDRVQVVKGWVDASGQTQERVFDVVWADQENRAAVGSKVPAIGSTVDESKASYTNDIGAAQLRTVWSDPEYREGQRAFYYVRVIEIPTPRWVLFDAIMFDLTLPDEVVKVVQERAYTSPIWLLPKSDDA, encoded by the coding sequence ATGCGCAAGAGATGGATCGCGGCCGGTGTCGCGGCAGTGGCGCTCGCTGGTGGCGCGGCGTGGTACACTGGCATGTTCAAGGAGCGTGCGAATGCGACCCAGGCCAGCAATGGCGAAGGCTCTGTCGAACTCGCAGCTTACCCCGATCGTGTCTATTGGGGCGACACGCACTTGCATACGGACAACTCCGTCGATGCGTTTGGCTTCGGTGTCCGGATCGGACCCGAAGAGGCGCTGAGGTTTGCGCGCGGCGACAAAGTCACATCGACCACGGGCCGGGAAGCGCAACTGGCAAGGCCGCTCGATTTTCTCGTGATTGCCGACCACTCGGACGCTCTTGGCGCTACCAAGAGGTTGATGAATGCGCCGAGCGTCCTGGTGCGCGATCCGACGCTTAAGCGCTGGCAGGAAATGCTGCGTGCGGGCGGTGACGATTCCGTTCGGGCGGTGGCAGAGTTGATTGATGCAGCGGCCAATGACGAAATTCCCGAAGCGATGCGCGACCCGGAAGCCAACCGGCAAGCCACGCAAGACATCTGGCAGGAGCATTTGCGGATCGTCGACCTGTTCAACGAACCGGGCAAGTTCACCGCGTTCGCAGGCTTCGAATGGACGCTGATGCCGGACGGTAACAACCTCCACCGTGTGGTGATGTTCCGTGACGGGGCGCCGACGATTGGCGATACTCTGCCCTATCCCGGCCTCGATGGCGAAGTCGAAGGGCTGTGGGACTATTTGGCCGCCTACGAAGAAAGCACCGGTGGTGGGGCGCTGGCGATTCCGCATAATTCGAACCTGTCGAATGGCATCATGTTCGAAATGAGAGGCCCTGATGGCCAGCCGATGAGCGAGGATTACGCATCCAAACGCGCCCGTTGGGAGCCTGTGGTTGAAGTCACACAGATCAAGGGTGATAGCGAGAGCCACCCGTTCCTTTCGCCCAATGACGAATTCGCCGGATACGGCGTGTGGGGGTGGGAGCTTGGCAACTTGCCAATGAACGAGCGGGCCACGCCAGACATGTATGGCGGCAGCTACGTTCGTGAGGCGCTCAAACGTGGCCTTTCGATCGAGCAGCGCTTGGGCGTCAATCCCTATCGCTTCGGTCTGATCGGATCGACGGATTCGCATACAGCGCTCGCTACGGCGGATGAGGATAATTTCTTCGGCAAGCACACGGGCAATGAGCCAAAAGCCGAAAGAGCGATGAGAGGCCAGAACCTCGGGACGCGGCAGGGGCGATTTGGCTGGCATTACCTGGCCAGCGGGTATGCTGCGGCTTGGGCGCGCGGAAACACGCGGGCCGAGATCTTCGATGCTTTCAAACGCCGTGAAGTTTACGCCACCACCGGTTCGCGCATGAGTGTGCGGGTTTTCGGAGGCTTTGATTTCGGCGAAAATTCCTTCGGCACGGACTGGGTCGAAAACGGCTATGCCAATGGTGTGCCGATGGGCGGCGTACTGGATGATAGGGGCAGCGCGCCGAGCTTTGTGATCGAAGCACTTAAGGATCCCGAGGGCGCCAATCTGGACCGTGTCCAGGTGGTGAAAGGCTGGGTTGATGCCAGCGGTCAAACGCAGGAACGCGTGTTCGATGTGGTTTGGGCCGACCAGGAAAACCGCGCGGCTGTGGGTAGCAAGGTTCCGGCCATTGGCAGCACGGTCGACGAAAGCAAGGCAAGCTACACCAACGATATCGGCGCAGCCCAATTGCGCACGGTCTGGTCCGATCCGGAATATCGCGAGGGCCAGCGCGCTTTCTACTATGTCCGGGTGATTGAAATCCCGACCCCACGGTGGGTCTTGTTCGATGCGATCATGTTTGACCTGACCTTGCCGGACGAGGTGGTGAAGGTGGTGCAGGAACGCGCCTATACCTCACCCATCTGGCTGCTGCCGAAGAGCGATGATGCGTGA
- a CDS encoding alpha/beta fold hydrolase: MELIGPTSQSFISQRTRLHYADWGNEDAPPLILLHGGRDHCRSWDWMAEKLRKDWHVICPDLRGHGDSEWTNTGVYTVSSYVYDLAQLIHQLELAPVTIVSHSLGGNVTMRYTGLYPENVRRLVAIEGLGPSPKVQEKIAETPWYEHRKQWMEKKRDASARSIKKYDTFEAALDRMHEANSYLSRSQAEHLTRNGAIRNEDGTWSWKFDPHLHAWPQDDISLAQLEELWGRITCPTLLVYGNDSWASNPEDDGRMVHFGDNVKVSAYERAGHWVHHDRFDDFVAEVQAFIE, from the coding sequence ATGGAATTGATAGGCCCGACTTCACAAAGCTTCATCAGCCAGCGCACACGGCTGCATTATGCAGACTGGGGCAACGAAGATGCCCCGCCTCTGATCCTTCTGCATGGCGGGCGTGACCATTGCCGAAGCTGGGACTGGATGGCGGAAAAGCTGCGCAAGGATTGGCATGTCATCTGCCCCGATTTGCGCGGACATGGTGACAGCGAGTGGACCAATACCGGCGTCTACACAGTCAGTTCCTATGTTTATGATCTCGCCCAGCTGATCCACCAGCTGGAGCTCGCCCCGGTGACCATCGTTTCGCACTCGCTCGGCGGCAATGTGACCATGCGCTACACCGGGCTTTATCCCGAGAACGTGCGGCGATTGGTGGCGATCGAAGGCCTTGGCCCCAGCCCCAAGGTGCAGGAAAAGATCGCCGAAACGCCCTGGTACGAACATCGCAAGCAATGGATGGAAAAGAAACGCGATGCCTCTGCGCGCTCGATCAAGAAATACGATACGTTCGAGGCCGCGCTGGACCGGATGCACGAAGCGAACAGCTATCTCAGCCGCAGCCAGGCCGAGCATCTGACCCGCAACGGCGCGATCCGCAACGAGGATGGCACCTGGAGCTGGAAGTTCGACCCGCACCTCCACGCCTGGCCGCAAGACGATATCTCGCTGGCGCAGCTGGAAGAGCTATGGGGCCGGATAACCTGCCCCACCCTGCTGGTCTATGGCAATGACAGCTGGGCCTCCAACCCTGAAGACGACGGGCGCATGGTCCACTTTGGCGACAACGTGAAGGTCAGCGCCTATGAACGCGCCGGCCACTGGGTGCATCACGACCGGTTCGATGATTTCGTGGCCGAGGTGCAGGCGTTTATTGAATGA
- a CDS encoding acyl-CoA dehydrogenase family protein, translating to MPAIDVPQPEFMEDEEISIFADAVGKFFAQHAPEKRVQSWRDNGQVERGFWNEAGAAGLLGVSVPEEYGGHGGDFRHDMVILDQQAKHGVDGFAASLHNTIILPYLVRHGTEEQKKKYLPKLVTGDLVSAIAMTEPGVGSDLQSITTTALKDGNGYRINGSKTYISNGQTADFIVVVAKTDPNERAKGISLMLLETEGAEGFERGKKLDKIGLDAADTSELFFDNVFVPAENVLGGVEGKGFYQLMGELAQERLVIAMGAATGIEKALETTLEYVKERKAFGQTIWDFQNTQFVLADLKARGTAARVFVNDCIAKLLKGELDVATAAMAKYWVTELQSEVVDKCLQLHGGAGYINEYPIAKMYRDSRISRIFGGSNEVMKMLIARSM from the coding sequence ATGCCCGCGATTGATGTACCCCAGCCCGAATTCATGGAAGACGAGGAGATCTCGATCTTCGCCGATGCCGTGGGCAAGTTCTTTGCTCAGCATGCACCGGAAAAGCGCGTGCAAAGCTGGCGCGACAACGGGCAGGTAGAGCGCGGATTCTGGAACGAAGCGGGCGCTGCGGGCTTGCTCGGCGTCTCGGTACCGGAAGAATATGGCGGCCACGGTGGTGATTTCCGTCATGATATGGTCATTCTTGACCAACAGGCCAAGCACGGCGTCGACGGCTTCGCAGCTAGCCTGCACAACACCATCATCCTGCCCTATCTCGTGCGCCACGGCACGGAAGAGCAGAAGAAGAAATATCTGCCCAAGCTGGTCACCGGCGATCTGGTCAGCGCGATTGCCATGACCGAGCCGGGTGTCGGTTCCGACTTGCAGAGCATCACCACGACGGCGCTCAAGGATGGTAATGGCTACCGCATAAACGGGTCCAAGACGTATATCTCCAACGGCCAGACAGCGGACTTCATCGTGGTGGTCGCCAAGACCGATCCCAACGAACGGGCCAAAGGCATTTCGCTGATGCTGCTGGAGACCGAAGGCGCGGAAGGCTTCGAGCGTGGCAAGAAGCTCGACAAGATCGGGTTGGACGCGGCAGATACGTCGGAGCTGTTCTTCGACAATGTCTTCGTGCCGGCAGAGAATGTGCTCGGGGGGGTCGAAGGCAAGGGCTTCTACCAGTTGATGGGCGAGCTTGCGCAGGAGCGGCTTGTGATCGCCATGGGCGCGGCCACCGGGATCGAGAAAGCACTCGAAACCACCCTCGAATATGTCAAGGAGCGCAAGGCATTCGGACAAACGATCTGGGATTTCCAGAACACGCAGTTCGTCCTCGCAGATCTCAAGGCCCGTGGCACCGCAGCGCGGGTATTCGTCAATGACTGCATCGCCAAGCTGCTCAAAGGCGAGCTGGACGTCGCCACCGCCGCGATGGCCAAATACTGGGTCACCGAGCTGCAGAGTGAAGTGGTCGATAAATGTCTCCAGCTGCATGGCGGCGCGGGTTACATCAACGAATACCCGATTGCGAAAATGTATCGCGACAGCCGTATCTCACGGATATTCGGTGGTTCGAACGAAGTGATGAAAATGCTGATTGCGCGTTCGATGTAG
- a CDS encoding CaiB/BaiF CoA transferase family protein: MAQGTKGGPLDGIRIIEFAGIGPGPFCGMMLADHGAEVIRVDRATGGRGGSQPITTKDVLARGRKSIALNLKSEEGVALARKLAASADGIIEGFRPGVMERLGLGPEELLKDNPKLVYGRMTGWGQTGPYCPYAGHDINYIALAGALAHFGRKGGKPTPPINMVGDFGGGGMMLAYGMVSALLSVARGGEGQVIDAAMTDGTAVLMAMMHGMKNTGTWSEQLGVNLLDTGAHFYDTYETADGRFISLGSIEPQFYAELRKRAGLEEDADFDAQMNPAGWAALKDKLTALFKGKTRAEWDAIMEHSDVCYAPVLTMSEAAQHPHNVARDTFIDVGGDTQPAPAPRYSGTATATPEPAPMPGDDTDAVLESLGLNEAERAALRDAGTVN, encoded by the coding sequence ATGGCCCAAGGCACAAAAGGCGGCCCGCTTGATGGTATCCGGATCATAGAATTTGCCGGGATCGGCCCCGGCCCGTTCTGCGGAATGATGCTGGCTGATCACGGTGCCGAAGTGATCCGGGTCGACCGGGCCACCGGCGGACGCGGTGGATCGCAGCCCATCACGACCAAGGATGTGCTGGCTCGCGGACGCAAGTCGATTGCGCTCAATTTGAAATCGGAAGAGGGCGTGGCTCTGGCCCGAAAACTGGCGGCAAGTGCGGATGGCATCATCGAGGGTTTTCGCCCCGGCGTGATGGAGCGACTGGGCCTTGGCCCCGAAGAGCTGCTGAAAGACAATCCCAAGCTGGTCTATGGCCGGATGACGGGGTGGGGGCAGACCGGCCCCTACTGCCCCTATGCCGGGCACGATATCAATTACATCGCGCTTGCTGGCGCGCTGGCCCATTTTGGCCGCAAGGGCGGAAAGCCGACCCCGCCGATCAATATGGTCGGCGATTTCGGCGGCGGCGGAATGATGCTCGCTTATGGAATGGTCTCGGCGCTGCTGAGTGTTGCCCGGGGCGGGGAAGGCCAGGTGATCGATGCTGCGATGACCGATGGGACCGCCGTCTTGATGGCCATGATGCACGGCATGAAAAACACCGGCACGTGGAGCGAACAGCTTGGCGTCAACCTGCTCGATACCGGGGCGCATTTCTACGACACCTATGAAACCGCCGATGGCAGGTTCATCTCGCTCGGCAGTATCGAGCCGCAATTCTATGCCGAGCTGCGCAAGCGCGCCGGACTGGAAGAAGATGCCGATTTCGATGCCCAGATGAACCCGGCGGGATGGGCGGCGCTGAAAGACAAGCTGACGGCTCTGTTCAAGGGCAAAACCCGCGCGGAATGGGATGCGATCATGGAGCATAGCGATGTCTGCTACGCTCCGGTCCTGACCATGAGCGAGGCGGCACAGCACCCGCATAATGTGGCGCGCGATACCTTCATCGATGTGGGCGGAGACACGCAGCCTGCGCCGGCGCCGCGCTATTCAGGCACTGCGACAGCGACGCCCGAGCCCGCGCCCATGCCCGGAGACGATACCGACGCGGTTCTGGAATCGCTGGGATTGAACGAAGCCGAACGTGCCGCGCTGCGCGATGCCGGCACTGTGAACTAA
- a CDS encoding acyl-CoA dehydrogenase family protein, translated as MLDLANRFAYNDDHNMFRDTVRKVFAEHMEPFLDQHEEEGIVPREAWKALGDAGMLCPTVSEENGGLGLDFGYNAVIAEELSYMGSAAGFTLQNDITVNYFERLGSAEQKAKYLPGMISGDIITAIAMTEPGAGSDLQGIRTTAKEDGNHLVINGSKTYITNGQNADVVIVVAKTDPTQGAKGTSLILVDADTPGFERGRNLDKIGQHSADTSELFFNDCRVPKTNMLGGEGMGFIHLMEELPQERLSIAIGCQAGAQRAFDEAVKFTKERAAFGKTVFEFQNTKFTLADLKTDLQVGWAHLDWALKRHLDGNLTTGEASAAKLWHTEMQWKAVDVALQLHGGAGYMNEYTIARLWRDARVTRIFGGTSEIMKEVISREI; from the coding sequence ATGCTCGATCTGGCCAACCGCTTCGCCTATAATGACGATCACAACATGTTCCGCGACACGGTGCGAAAGGTGTTCGCCGAACATATGGAGCCCTTTCTCGACCAGCACGAGGAAGAGGGCATCGTCCCGCGTGAGGCATGGAAGGCACTCGGTGATGCGGGCATGCTGTGCCCCACGGTGAGCGAAGAGAATGGCGGGCTCGGCCTGGATTTCGGCTACAATGCGGTCATTGCCGAGGAGCTGTCCTATATGGGCAGCGCCGCCGGTTTCACGCTGCAGAACGACATCACGGTCAATTATTTCGAGCGGCTGGGTAGCGCGGAGCAGAAGGCGAAGTATCTGCCTGGCATGATCAGCGGCGATATCATCACCGCGATTGCCATGACCGAGCCGGGCGCAGGATCCGATCTCCAGGGCATCCGCACCACGGCCAAGGAAGACGGCAATCACCTCGTCATCAATGGTTCGAAAACATACATCACCAATGGCCAGAATGCCGATGTGGTGATTGTGGTTGCCAAGACCGATCCGACCCAGGGCGCGAAGGGCACCAGCCTGATCCTGGTCGATGCCGACACTCCTGGCTTCGAACGCGGGCGCAATCTCGACAAGATTGGCCAGCATTCGGCCGACACTTCGGAGCTGTTCTTCAACGATTGCCGCGTGCCCAAGACCAACATGCTGGGCGGGGAAGGCATGGGTTTCATCCACCTTATGGAAGAGCTACCGCAAGAGCGTCTCTCTATTGCCATCGGCTGCCAGGCCGGGGCTCAACGCGCGTTTGACGAGGCGGTAAAGTTCACAAAGGAACGCGCGGCCTTCGGCAAGACTGTGTTCGAATTCCAGAACACCAAATTCACGCTGGCAGACCTCAAAACGGATCTGCAGGTGGGCTGGGCCCATCTGGACTGGGCGCTCAAGCGGCATCTGGATGGCAATCTGACCACGGGCGAGGCCAGCGCAGCCAAGCTGTGGCATACAGAGATGCAATGGAAAGCCGTAGACGTTGCGTTGCAGCTGCATGGCGGGGCTGGCTATATGAACGAATACACTATCGCCCGTCTGTGGCGCGACGCCCGCGTCACCCGCATCTTTGGCGGTACCAGCGAGATTATGAAGGAAGTGATTTCGCGGGAGATTTGA
- a CDS encoding crotonase/enoyl-CoA hydratase family protein, whose protein sequence is MSDATTDELLTEVRDGILIMTINRPEAKNAMTKAASEAIAAALDRLDEDDSLRVGILTGAGGTFCSGMDLKGFLRGETPSVKGRGFGGLTEKSPAKPLIAAVEGYALAGGMELMISCDLIVANSGSKFGIPEAKRGLVAAAGGLMKLPDQIPPKIAMELALTGEFIDAKRAYELGLINKLTDGAALDAAIELAQKITANGPLAVKVSKQIIEESRAWPLADRWTEQGKLMPQIFMSEDAREGAAAFAEKRAPNWKGK, encoded by the coding sequence ATGAGCGATGCAACCACGGACGAGCTGCTGACGGAAGTGCGCGATGGCATTTTGATCATGACCATCAACCGGCCCGAAGCAAAGAACGCGATGACCAAAGCGGCTTCGGAAGCGATTGCGGCTGCGCTCGACCGGTTGGACGAAGACGATTCGCTGCGTGTCGGCATCCTGACCGGTGCCGGTGGCACGTTCTGTTCGGGCATGGATCTCAAGGGTTTCCTGCGTGGCGAGACGCCCTCAGTGAAAGGGCGCGGATTTGGCGGTCTGACCGAAAAGTCGCCGGCCAAACCGCTGATTGCGGCGGTTGAAGGATACGCTTTGGCAGGCGGAATGGAGCTGATGATCAGCTGCGATTTGATCGTCGCCAATTCGGGTTCGAAATTCGGTATTCCGGAAGCCAAGCGCGGGCTGGTGGCAGCGGCTGGCGGCCTGATGAAACTGCCCGACCAGATCCCGCCGAAAATCGCGATGGAACTGGCGCTGACGGGTGAATTCATCGACGCCAAGCGCGCTTATGAGCTGGGCCTGATCAATAAGCTAACCGACGGCGCGGCGCTGGATGCCGCAATCGAGCTGGCACAGAAGATCACTGCCAACGGCCCGCTGGCGGTCAAGGTTTCCAAGCAGATCATCGAAGAATCGCGCGCCTGGCCTCTGGCGGACCGCTGGACCGAGCAGGGCAAGCTGATGCCGCAGATCTTCATGAGCGAAGATGCCCGCGAAGGCGCCGCTGCCTTTGCCGAGAAACGCGCACCCAATTGGAAGGGCAAATAA